From a single Acidimicrobiales bacterium genomic region:
- a CDS encoding MoaD/ThiS family protein — translation MAVIIRIPTTLRPLTAGQAEVEVEAGTVGEALNALDTAHPGFTDRLLDEAGALRRFVNVFVSDDDVRFLDGMDTAVPEGATVAIVPAVAGG, via the coding sequence ATGGCCGTCATCATCCGCATCCCCACCACGCTCCGTCCGCTGACCGCCGGTCAGGCCGAGGTCGAGGTCGAGGCCGGTACGGTCGGCGAGGCGCTCAACGCGCTGGACACCGCACATCCCGGCTTCACCGACCGGCTCCTCGACGAGGCGGGCGCGTTGCGCCGCTTCGTGAACGTGTTCGTGAGCGACGACGACGTGCGCTTCCTGGACGGCATGGACACCGCCGTTCCCGAGGGTGCCACTGTCGCCATCGTGCCGGCCGTCGCCGGGGGCTGA
- the groL gene encoding chaperonin GroEL (60 kDa chaperone family; promotes refolding of misfolded polypeptides especially under stressful conditions; forms two stacked rings of heptamers to form a barrel-shaped 14mer; ends can be capped by GroES; misfolded proteins enter the barrel where they are refolded when GroES binds), whose amino-acid sequence MAKIITFDETARRSLERGMNQLADAVRVTLGPKGRNVVLEKKWGAPTITNDGVSIAKEIDLEDPYERIGAELVKEVAKKTDDVAGDGTTTATVLAWAMVREGLRNVAAGANPMSLKKGIEAAVAAAVDSIRDSAQDVSSDKTQIANVAAISAGDAEIGEVISEAIDKVGKDGVITVEEGQTFGMEMDLVEGMRFDKGYISPYFVTDPDRMEAVLEDPYVLFVGSKVTAVRDLVPALEKVMQTSRPLVIISEDVEGEALATLVVNKIRGTFTSVAIKAPGFGDRRKAMLQDMAILTGGQVISEEVGLKVDAVTLDMLGQARKIVVSKDETTIVEGAGDEADIAGRISQIKGEIENTDSDYDREKLQERLAKLSGGVAVLKVGAATEVELKEKKHRIEDAVSTTKAAIEEGVVAGGGVTLLRAQEAAGAAGDDLTPDEATGARIVAKALEAPLHQIAVNAGLEGGVIVDKVRNLDGPNGLNAETEEYEDLIAAGIIDAAKVTRSALQNAGSIAALFLTTEVVIADAPAEGADGGMPGMDF is encoded by the coding sequence ATGGCGAAGATCATCACGTTCGACGAGACGGCCCGCCGGTCGCTCGAGAGGGGCATGAACCAGCTGGCAGACGCCGTGCGGGTCACGCTCGGACCGAAGGGCAGGAACGTCGTCCTGGAGAAGAAGTGGGGTGCCCCCACCATCACCAACGACGGCGTGTCCATCGCCAAGGAGATCGACCTTGAGGACCCCTACGAGCGCATCGGCGCCGAGCTGGTCAAGGAGGTCGCCAAGAAGACCGACGACGTCGCCGGTGACGGCACCACCACGGCAACCGTTCTGGCCTGGGCGATGGTCCGCGAGGGCCTGCGCAACGTGGCCGCAGGGGCCAACCCGATGTCACTCAAGAAGGGCATCGAGGCCGCAGTGGCCGCCGCCGTCGATTCGATCCGGGATTCGGCCCAGGACGTGTCCAGCGACAAGACCCAGATCGCCAATGTGGCCGCCATCTCGGCCGGCGACGCCGAGATCGGCGAGGTGATCTCCGAGGCCATCGACAAGGTGGGCAAGGACGGTGTCATCACCGTCGAGGAGGGTCAGACCTTCGGCATGGAGATGGACCTCGTCGAGGGCATGCGCTTCGACAAGGGCTACATCTCCCCATACTTCGTGACCGACCCCGACCGAATGGAGGCCGTCCTGGAGGACCCGTACGTCCTGTTCGTCGGCTCCAAGGTCACCGCGGTGCGCGACCTGGTGCCGGCCCTGGAGAAGGTCATGCAGACCAGCCGCCCTCTGGTCATCATCTCTGAGGACGTCGAGGGCGAGGCCCTGGCCACCCTCGTGGTCAACAAGATCCGTGGCACGTTCACCTCGGTGGCCATCAAGGCCCCCGGCTTCGGTGATCGCCGCAAGGCGATGCTTCAGGACATGGCCATCCTCACCGGTGGTCAGGTCATCTCCGAGGAGGTCGGCCTCAAGGTCGACGCCGTCACGCTGGACATGCTGGGCCAGGCTCGCAAGATCGTGGTCAGCAAGGACGAGACCACCATCGTCGAGGGGGCGGGCGACGAAGCCGACATCGCAGGCCGCATCTCCCAGATCAAGGGCGAGATCGAGAACACCGATTCGGACTACGACCGGGAGAAGCTCCAGGAGCGCCTGGCCAAGCTGTCCGGCGGCGTCGCCGTCCTGAAGGTCGGAGCAGCCACCGAGGTGGAGTTGAAGGAGAAGAAGCACCGCATCGAGGACGCTGTAAGCACCACCAAGGCGGCCATCGAGGAGGGTGTCGTCGCCGGCGGCGGCGTGACCCTGCTGCGTGCCCAGGAGGCGGCCGGAGCGGCGGGTGACGACCTCACGCCCGACGAGGCCACCGGTGCACGCATCGTGGCCAAGGCCCTGGAGGCCCCACTCCACCAGATCGCGGTCAACGCCGGCCTCGAGGGTGGCGTCATCGTCGATAAGGTACGCAACCTGGACGGCCCGAACGGCCTGAACGCCGAAACCGAGGAATACGAGGACCTGATCGCCGCTGGCATCATCGATGCCGCCAAGGTCACCAGGTCGGCCCTGCAGAACGCCGGATCGATCGCCGCCCTGTTCCTCACCACCGAGGTCGTCATCGCCGACGCCCCGGCCGAGGGTGCCGACGGCGGTATGCCGGGCATGGACTTCTAG
- a CDS encoding formate dehydrogenase accessory sulfurtransferase FdhD produces the protein MFTRRVDADGIRRVPDELIVEEPMSIRLDGELVATTMRTPGDDFELAVGFCVTEGVLHDAPVRTVRYCGQGSAAESEYNDVTVDTGGLAPAPTPRLGPASSSCGVCGTVAISELLDRLRPLDVAPFDVAVLAGMADRIDGQALFTTTGAVHAAVAFDRTGQPLLIREDIGRHNAVDKVVGRLQMDGRLPAGDLGLWVSGRASFEMAQKAWAAGFACLVAVSGPSALAVETARVANLQLAGFARGDRLNLYTGD, from the coding sequence GTGTTCACCCGACGCGTCGACGCCGACGGCATCCGACGGGTGCCCGACGAGCTGATCGTCGAGGAGCCGATGTCGATACGCCTGGACGGCGAGCTGGTCGCCACGACCATGCGGACCCCGGGGGACGACTTCGAGTTGGCCGTCGGCTTCTGCGTCACCGAGGGCGTGTTGCACGACGCACCGGTACGGACCGTTCGCTACTGCGGGCAGGGTTCCGCCGCGGAGTCCGAGTACAACGACGTCACGGTCGACACCGGCGGGCTGGCCCCGGCGCCCACCCCGAGGCTGGGTCCGGCCTCTTCGTCATGTGGCGTGTGCGGCACGGTGGCGATCAGCGAGCTGCTGGATCGGCTCCGGCCGCTGGACGTGGCCCCGTTCGACGTCGCGGTACTGGCCGGCATGGCCGACCGGATCGACGGCCAGGCCCTCTTTACGACCACCGGAGCGGTGCACGCAGCGGTGGCCTTTGACCGGACCGGCCAGCCCCTCCTGATACGCGAGGACATTGGCCGGCACAATGCCGTGGACAAGGTGGTGGGTCGCCTGCAGATGGACGGTCGCCTGCCGGCCGGCGACCTCGGCCTCTGGGTGAGCGGTCGGGCGTCCTTCGAGATGGCACAGAAGGCCTGGGCCGCCGGCTTCGCCTGCCTGGTGGCTGTCAGCGGCCCGTCGGCCCTTGCCGTGGAGACGGCCCGGGTGGCCAACCTGCAGCTGGCCGGGTTCGCCCGTGGCGATCGCCTCAACCTCTATACCGGCGACTGA
- a CDS encoding chlorite dismutase family protein yields MSEPVTPAEGLGVLHLFCKLRRKIPAFGRPVDRRAVRAAVTAATDAGDQVITVAILGHKADLAFMVLSEDLWRLRDVQTSLVAAGLDVVDSYVSMTELSEYSQGLPDEMRRARLHPVLPPEDKPAWCFYPMSKRRNVDANWFTLPYDDRHELMMEHGTSGRKFAGRILQVVTGSTGVDDFEWGVTLFGQRPDDLKDVVYNMRYDRASAVYGEFGEFYFGMVDDLDTVLARVGLR; encoded by the coding sequence ATGAGCGAACCGGTCACCCCCGCCGAGGGCCTCGGCGTCCTCCACCTCTTCTGCAAGCTCCGCCGGAAGATCCCGGCCTTCGGCCGGCCGGTCGACCGCCGGGCGGTCCGGGCCGCCGTCACGGCCGCGACCGATGCCGGTGACCAGGTGATCACGGTTGCCATCCTGGGCCACAAGGCCGACCTGGCCTTCATGGTCCTGAGCGAGGACCTCTGGCGCCTCCGGGACGTCCAGACCAGCCTGGTGGCCGCGGGCCTCGACGTGGTCGACAGCTATGTCTCGATGACCGAGTTGTCCGAGTACTCCCAGGGCCTGCCCGATGAGATGCGACGGGCCCGGCTCCATCCGGTGCTTCCTCCCGAGGACAAGCCGGCCTGGTGCTTCTACCCGATGTCCAAGCGTCGCAACGTGGACGCCAACTGGTTCACCCTGCCCTACGACGACCGGCACGAGCTGATGATGGAGCACGGCACCTCGGGCCGGAAGTTCGCCGGCCGGATCCTCCAGGTGGTCACCGGCTCCACTGGAGTAGACGACTTCGAGTGGGGGGTCACCCTGTTCGGCCAGCGTCCTGACGACCTCAAGGACGTCGTCTACAACATGCGGTACGACAGGGCCTCGGCCGTATACGGCGAGTTCGGCGAGTTCTATTTCGGCATGGTCGACGACCTGGACACCGTCCTGGCCCGGGTGGGCCTGCGCTGA
- the larE gene encoding ATP-dependent sacrificial sulfur transferase LarE — protein MAATTEVTGPGLDALRRALQDLGRVVVAFSGGADSAFLARVAHDTLGVDRVHVVTAVSPSLAGDERADAAALADEWGLRWSAVETHEMADAAYRVNDGDRCGRCKVALMDVLDPIAADELATVVLGVNIDDLADHRPGQTVAADRGARFPLVEAGLTKADVRHHSRAMGLRTADKPAAACLASRVPYGTEVTVAVLSAVERAEGALRRLGFDDLRVRHLDDTARIEVPTDRLAEVVERRAEVVAAVAAAGYAYVTLDLEGLRSGNLNRTLEGGKRVGG, from the coding sequence GTGGCAGCCACCACCGAGGTGACCGGGCCGGGCCTCGACGCCCTTCGCCGGGCGTTGCAGGACCTGGGGAGGGTGGTGGTGGCGTTCTCCGGGGGTGCCGACTCGGCCTTCCTGGCCCGTGTCGCCCACGACACCCTCGGTGTCGACCGGGTCCACGTCGTGACCGCCGTCTCGCCCTCGCTGGCAGGCGACGAGCGGGCTGACGCCGCTGCCCTCGCCGACGAGTGGGGGCTCCGGTGGTCGGCGGTCGAGACCCACGAGATGGCCGACGCCGCCTACCGGGTCAACGACGGCGACCGCTGTGGCCGCTGCAAGGTGGCCCTCATGGACGTGCTGGACCCGATCGCCGCCGATGAGTTGGCCACCGTGGTCCTCGGTGTCAACATCGACGACCTCGCCGACCACAGGCCCGGCCAGACCGTGGCTGCCGACCGGGGTGCCCGCTTCCCGCTGGTGGAGGCCGGCCTGACCAAGGCCGACGTTCGCCACCATTCCCGGGCCATGGGGCTCCGAACCGCCGACAAACCCGCCGCAGCCTGTCTGGCATCGAGGGTTCCCTACGGGACCGAGGTGACCGTTGCGGTCCTCTCGGCCGTGGAGCGGGCGGAGGGCGCCCTGCGACGCCTGGGCTTCGACGACCTCCGGGTCCGCCACCTGGACGACACCGCCCGGATCGAGGTTCCGACCGATCGGTTGGCCGAGGTCGTGGAGCGGCGTGCAGAGGTGGTGGCCGCCGTGGCCGCTGCCGGCTACGCCTACGTCACGCTCGACCTGGAGGGTCTGAGGTCGGGCAACCTGAACCGGACCCTGGAGGGTGGGAAACGGGTCGGTGGATGA
- a CDS encoding [protein-PII] uridylyltransferase, protein MNPLEMTDLLEDRTLRGPDFCRALTERIDGFLAEVFAAADPPTGTALVAVGGYGRREQCPGSDVDVVLVHPPGVDIADVAERVWYPLWDAGLKLGHQVGTLPQLLEVASEHLDTATSLLAARPVAGDPAVAERLAAEALEQWSGRSRRHLDDLQASVAERHARYGEVAFLLEPDLKESRGGLRDVHNLLWVEQATVPILREVESAGLVAAAETLLAVRVELHRLTGQRADRLLLELQDDVAAALDLADADVLMAEVAAAARTIAWTGEGAARRTRRAARRRGPLRALGNLRRREVAPGLVLDDGRLELTAEADLGDPLLVLRCARVAAEHDAYLQRGSLERLADNALPLPVPWPDEAREMFVALLAAGPSAIPVIEDLDHVGLFVLMVPEWEPCRSRPQRNAYHRFTVDRHLMETAAEASRLVDRVDRPDLLLVGALFHDIGKGYPGDHTEVGVDLLRTIASRMGFDDGDVDILVAMVRHHLLLPDVATRRDLDDDGTIASVADALQSGRLLHLLGALTEADSIATGPSAWSDWKGGLVRELVSRVSHVLGGGDVGEVVGGLFPNAEQQALLDEGGFVARGEGRTLTVVAADRPGTFSKVAGVLSLNGADVQGASAHSENGRALSVFRVGSVLGGDPDWVRIAAQIEQALAGRLALAARLGDRSRTYRPIRLAARPARPRVTVDNRTSATATVLEVTCPDGVGVLYRITRAFAELDLDIVRAHVQTLGSDIVDAFYVRDASGAKILDEDHLAEIELSVLRWVAVDF, encoded by the coding sequence GTGAACCCGCTGGAGATGACCGACCTTCTGGAGGACCGGACGCTCCGGGGGCCGGATTTCTGTCGGGCACTGACAGAACGCATCGACGGGTTCCTGGCCGAGGTATTCGCCGCGGCCGACCCGCCGACCGGTACCGCCCTGGTGGCAGTGGGTGGCTACGGCCGTCGGGAGCAGTGTCCGGGCAGCGACGTGGACGTGGTGCTGGTGCATCCGCCGGGCGTCGACATCGCCGACGTCGCAGAGCGGGTCTGGTACCCGCTGTGGGACGCGGGCCTGAAGCTCGGCCACCAGGTAGGCACGCTGCCCCAGCTCCTCGAGGTGGCATCCGAGCACCTGGACACCGCCACCAGCCTGCTGGCCGCCCGCCCGGTGGCCGGCGATCCGGCGGTGGCCGAACGGCTGGCCGCCGAGGCACTCGAACAGTGGTCCGGCAGGTCGCGTCGCCACCTCGACGACCTCCAGGCCTCGGTCGCCGAGCGCCATGCCCGATACGGGGAGGTGGCCTTCCTGCTCGAACCGGATCTCAAGGAGTCCCGGGGTGGCCTGCGCGACGTCCACAACCTGCTCTGGGTGGAACAGGCCACCGTGCCCATACTCCGGGAGGTCGAGTCGGCGGGCCTGGTCGCCGCGGCCGAGACGCTGCTGGCCGTCCGCGTCGAGCTCCACCGCCTCACCGGACAGCGGGCCGATCGCCTCCTGCTGGAACTCCAGGATGACGTGGCGGCGGCACTCGACCTGGCCGATGCCGACGTCCTGATGGCTGAGGTGGCCGCCGCGGCGCGCACCATCGCCTGGACCGGCGAGGGAGCGGCGCGCCGCACCCGGCGGGCCGCCCGTCGGCGCGGACCGCTCAGGGCCCTCGGCAACCTGCGCCGTCGGGAGGTGGCCCCCGGCCTGGTGCTCGACGACGGGCGCCTGGAGCTCACGGCCGAGGCCGACCTGGGCGATCCGCTCCTCGTGCTGAGGTGCGCGAGGGTGGCCGCCGAGCACGATGCCTACCTGCAGCGCGGGTCCCTGGAGCGACTGGCCGACAACGCCCTGCCGCTGCCCGTGCCGTGGCCTGACGAGGCCCGTGAGATGTTCGTGGCGCTGCTCGCAGCCGGACCATCGGCCATCCCGGTCATCGAGGACCTCGATCACGTGGGGTTGTTCGTGCTCATGGTCCCTGAGTGGGAGCCGTGCCGATCCCGGCCCCAGCGCAACGCCTACCACCGCTTCACCGTCGACCGGCACCTGATGGAGACGGCCGCGGAGGCGTCCCGTCTCGTCGACAGGGTGGACCGGCCCGACCTGCTGCTGGTGGGCGCGCTGTTCCACGACATCGGCAAGGGCTACCCGGGTGACCACACCGAGGTCGGGGTCGACCTGTTGCGGACCATCGCCAGCCGCATGGGGTTCGACGATGGTGACGTCGACATCCTGGTGGCGATGGTCCGGCACCACCTCCTGCTCCCCGACGTGGCCACCCGCCGGGACCTGGACGACGACGGCACCATCGCCTCGGTGGCCGACGCCCTGCAGAGCGGCCGTCTGCTCCACCTGCTGGGTGCCCTCACCGAGGCCGACTCGATCGCCACGGGGCCCTCGGCGTGGAGCGACTGGAAGGGTGGTCTGGTGCGCGAGCTGGTCAGCAGGGTGTCGCACGTGCTGGGCGGCGGCGACGTCGGCGAGGTGGTGGGCGGGTTGTTCCCGAATGCCGAACAGCAGGCGCTCCTGGACGAGGGTGGGTTCGTGGCGCGCGGCGAGGGTCGGACCCTGACCGTGGTCGCCGCCGACCGCCCGGGCACGTTCTCAAAGGTGGCCGGCGTCCTCTCGCTGAACGGTGCCGACGTCCAGGGTGCCTCGGCCCATTCGGAGAACGGTCGGGCGCTCTCGGTGTTCCGGGTCGGTTCGGTGCTGGGCGGCGACCCGGACTGGGTCCGGATCGCCGCCCAGATAGAGCAGGCGCTGGCCGGTCGCCTGGCCCTGGCCGCCCGACTGGGGGACAGGTCACGGACGTACCGGCCGATCCGACTGGCCGCCCGTCCCGCCCGGCCACGGGTGACGGTGGACAACCGGACCTCGGCAACGGCCACGGTTCTGGAGGTGACCTGCCCGGACGGCGTGGGCGTGCTGTACCGGATCACCCGTGCGTTCGCCGAGCTGGACCTGGACATAGTGCGGGCGCACGTCCAGACGTTGGGTTCGGACATCGTCGACGCCTTCTACGTGCGGGACGCCTCCGGCGCCAAGATCCTGGACGAGGACCATCTGGCCGAGATCGAGCTCTCGGTCCTCCGGTGGGTGGCGGTCGACTTCTGA
- a CDS encoding NUDIX hydrolase N-terminal domain-containing protein produces the protein MSDPSVDPPSQLDLLRWAEALAGSARTGLGFTESLYERERYEEVLHVAAEIRARADALSGRPFDVDTLVRDWLGSVGRGVPGYVTPKVTIGAVVGNDAGELLLVQRADSGVWLYPTGWADVGYSAAEVVVKEVFEETGIRCEVVRPIAILDGMRLGITGIPLYSLVFHCRMTGGELSAHPLECSDVGFFEEGGLPEGSALPEEWATEAFAAIRGEELDVRFDRPRVPPWLAGEA, from the coding sequence ATGTCCGATCCCAGCGTCGACCCGCCGTCGCAGCTGGACCTCCTGCGCTGGGCCGAGGCGTTGGCCGGCTCGGCCCGTACCGGCCTCGGGTTCACGGAGTCGCTGTACGAGCGGGAACGCTACGAGGAGGTTCTCCACGTGGCGGCGGAGATCCGGGCCCGGGCCGACGCCCTGTCCGGTCGGCCGTTCGACGTCGACACCCTGGTCAGGGACTGGTTGGGCTCGGTGGGGCGGGGCGTACCCGGCTACGTGACGCCCAAGGTGACCATAGGGGCGGTCGTGGGCAACGACGCCGGTGAGCTCCTGCTGGTGCAGCGGGCCGACTCCGGAGTGTGGCTCTATCCGACCGGCTGGGCCGACGTCGGCTACTCGGCCGCCGAGGTCGTGGTCAAGGAGGTCTTCGAGGAGACGGGCATCCGGTGCGAGGTGGTGCGTCCCATCGCCATCCTGGACGGGATGAGGCTCGGCATCACCGGCATCCCCCTCTACTCGCTGGTGTTCCACTGTCGGATGACCGGTGGCGAGTTGTCCGCCCACCCGCTGGAGTGCTCCGACGTCGGGTTCTTCGAAGAGGGCGGGTTGCCGGAGGGCTCGGCGCTTCCCGAAGAGTGGGCCACGGAGGCGTTCGCCGCGATCCGGGGCGAAGAGCTCGATGTGCGGTTCGACCGGCCCCGGGTTCCCCCCTGGCTGGCCGGGGAGGCCTGA
- a CDS encoding PAC2 family protein, with amino-acid sequence MTADPAPHLIWNVDEMPTDLRSPILIAAFEGWNDAGEASSTAARYVRDHFEAEHVATIDAEDFFDFTVARPNVCIDDNDARQIVWPSTGIHVARIPGSAHDLVCAIGHEPQLRWRTFVDHLAITAEAFGATMVCTLGALLTDVPHSRPTQVYGGTDDAALARRLDLSPSTYEGPTGIVGVLAAGLRDRGVSTASFWASVPAYVSNVPSPKAALALVERLCQVLEVDVPRTDLEIAAAAYVRQVTELVAEDDGTMEYVEQLEADFDEETADDPDSLVAEVEDFLRNQPGT; translated from the coding sequence ATGACCGCCGACCCCGCTCCGCACCTCATCTGGAACGTCGACGAGATGCCGACCGACCTGCGGTCGCCCATCCTCATAGCCGCCTTCGAGGGCTGGAACGACGCCGGCGAGGCCAGCTCCACGGCCGCCCGCTACGTACGCGACCACTTCGAAGCCGAGCATGTGGCCACGATCGACGCCGAGGACTTCTTCGACTTCACCGTGGCCAGACCCAACGTGTGCATCGACGACAACGACGCCCGCCAGATCGTGTGGCCGTCCACCGGCATCCACGTGGCCCGCATCCCGGGGAGTGCCCACGACCTGGTGTGCGCAATCGGCCACGAGCCCCAGCTGCGCTGGCGGACCTTCGTCGACCACCTGGCGATCACCGCCGAGGCCTTCGGCGCCACCATGGTCTGCACGCTTGGCGCCCTGCTCACCGACGTGCCCCACAGCCGGCCCACCCAGGTGTACGGCGGCACCGACGACGCTGCCCTGGCCCGGCGTCTGGACCTGTCGCCCTCGACCTACGAGGGTCCTACGGGCATCGTGGGCGTGCTGGCAGCAGGGCTACGGGACCGTGGGGTCAGCACGGCCTCGTTCTGGGCCAGCGTCCCCGCCTACGTGTCCAACGTACCGTCGCCCAAGGCGGCCCTCGCCCTGGTCGAACGCCTCTGCCAGGTCCTGGAGGTCGACGTACCGCGCACCGACCTCGAGATCGCGGCTGCGGCCTACGTGCGCCAGGTCACCGAGCTGGTCGCCGAGGACGACGGCACCATGGAGTACGTCGAGCAGTTGGAAGCCGACTTCGACGAGGAGACCGCCGACGACCCCGACAGCCTGGTCGCCGAGGTCGAGGACTTCTTACGTAACCAGCCAGGCACCTGA
- a CDS encoding GNAT family N-acetyltransferase has protein sequence MVGEAREGTFTVREVTEVDDVMVAAMARLIPQLSNSSPAPDADALEAIVGSEASILLVAEDPGVEGESAILGSLTLAIFRIPTGLRAWIEDVVVDGSARGRGVGEALNRAAMDRAREVGATTVDLTSRPSREAANRLYRRLGFEQRATNVYRLGL, from the coding sequence ATGGTTGGAGAGGCTCGGGAAGGGACGTTCACCGTTCGTGAGGTCACCGAGGTGGACGACGTCATGGTGGCGGCCATGGCCAGGCTGATTCCACAGTTGTCCAACTCCAGCCCCGCGCCCGACGCCGACGCCCTGGAGGCCATCGTGGGATCCGAGGCGTCGATCCTGCTGGTGGCCGAGGATCCCGGCGTCGAAGGCGAGTCGGCCATCCTCGGGAGCCTGACGCTGGCCATCTTCCGGATCCCGACGGGCCTGCGGGCCTGGATCGAGGACGTGGTCGTCGACGGGTCGGCCAGGGGTAGGGGTGTGGGCGAGGCCCTCAACCGGGCTGCCATGGACAGGGCCCGGGAAGTCGGCGCCACTACCGTCGACCTGACGTCGAGGCCGTCGCGGGAAGCCGCCAACCGCCTCTACCGGCGCCTCGGCTTCGAACAGCGGGCCACCAACGTCTACCGTCTCGGCCTCTGA
- the mnhG gene encoding monovalent cation/H(+) antiporter subunit G — translation MDGLRDVATVVLLVSGLSFMLIGAWGTVRLPDAYHRLHAASKCSTLGLLGLLLGAVVHIGTAAALSKAVLTLVFTFVAAPVGSHILARSAHAAGLEQWELTLSDELAEDQAADPDR, via the coding sequence GTGGACGGGCTACGCGACGTGGCGACGGTCGTCCTGCTGGTGTCCGGCCTCTCGTTCATGCTCATCGGCGCATGGGGCACCGTCCGCCTGCCCGACGCCTACCACCGGCTGCACGCGGCCTCCAAATGCTCGACGCTAGGGCTGCTCGGGCTGCTGCTCGGCGCCGTGGTGCACATCGGAACCGCCGCAGCCCTCTCCAAGGCGGTCCTGACGCTGGTGTTCACCTTCGTAGCCGCTCCGGTGGGCTCCCACATCCTGGCCAGGAGCGCGCACGCCGCCGGACTGGAGCAGTGGGAGCTGACGCTGTCCGACGAGTTGGCCGAGGATCAGGCGGCCGACCCGGACCGGTAG
- a CDS encoding monovalent cation/H+ antiporter complex subunit F translates to MVVEAGIVAVVVGIGLAMYRMVKGPHLADRVLAGDVLSLQVVALVVLLAVDQRRAVSLDVALLVAIVGFASTLAFAQYIGAVRTGPRPPDDGEGT, encoded by the coding sequence GTGGTCGTCGAGGCGGGCATCGTCGCCGTGGTCGTCGGGATCGGCCTGGCCATGTACCGCATGGTGAAGGGACCACACCTGGCCGACCGGGTGCTGGCCGGCGACGTGCTGTCGCTGCAGGTGGTAGCCCTGGTCGTCCTCCTGGCCGTCGACCAGCGGCGGGCCGTCTCGCTGGACGTGGCCCTGCTGGTGGCCATCGTCGGGTTCGCCTCCACGCTGGCCTTCGCCCAGTACATCGGAGCGGTCAGGACCGGCCCCCGACCGCCGGACGATGGAGAGGGGACGTAG
- a CDS encoding Na+/H+ antiporter subunit E, which translates to MIRRVGFDAALAGLYVLWSGNRTGFGLLVGLTLGFVVVSVYDLATAHPNHGRRALRMLRFGAYFLAILVRANLQIAREIMTPGFSQTPRILRYPVDDLDDVQTTVLANCITLTPGTLVVDVSDDDRWLYVHCMYARDRSEAIAGLRRLDERLRREVFSW; encoded by the coding sequence ATGATCCGCAGGGTGGGGTTCGACGCGGCGCTGGCGGGGCTCTACGTGCTCTGGTCTGGGAACCGGACCGGGTTCGGCCTGCTGGTCGGCCTCACCCTGGGCTTCGTCGTGGTCTCCGTCTACGACCTCGCCACGGCGCATCCGAACCACGGTCGTCGCGCTCTCCGGATGCTGCGGTTCGGGGCGTACTTCCTGGCCATCCTCGTCAGGGCCAACCTGCAGATCGCCCGCGAGATCATGACGCCCGGGTTCAGCCAGACACCGCGCATCCTCCGGTACCCGGTCGACGACCTGGACGACGTGCAGACGACCGTCCTGGCCAACTGCATAACCCTCACCCCCGGGACGCTGGTCGTGGACGTCTCCGACGACGACCGCTGGCTGTATGTGCACTGCATGTACGCCCGCGACCGCTCCGAGGCCATCGCCGGCCTCCGGAGGCTCGACGAACGACTCCGGCGGGAGGTCTTCTCGTGGTAG